One Littorina saxatilis isolate snail1 linkage group LG1, US_GU_Lsax_2.0, whole genome shotgun sequence genomic window carries:
- the LOC138977998 gene encoding opioid-binding protein/cell adhesion molecule homolog, giving the protein MDAMVPTFDSPMANVTVKEGATAVLPCSVKFLGSRQVVWTDQWSTLLTFEDRRIIDDERVSVERPFTKDWNLHIRDVQHRDQGLYNCQINTKPVKIKTVHLTVQVPAKIVDEFSSEDKTPREGETVTLVCNVTGIPMPKVTWFRHVREKDGAETQSEFCPEHHNRTSVGISGEVLIIHNISRYCGDIYECVAFNGVPPAINRMIQVDVQFPPEISLPNRRIGQTVGKETILECQITANPQANVKWLRQNGSHTEEIKTVPGRYRVELYSEDKDSITLSLILMYVSKEDFGTFICEASSVLGQDRESMVLYDYDKHLNSKTTTTTPTTSSTTTSTSTALDEPRRAFASQGLRDSSGAQIRIFTQGPTQSPPHGAQQLPSDGDSPRDIAARGRSSSARTTSPLLLVTVYILSLLMVTVLTHPAPSS; this is encoded by the exons ATGGACGCCATGGTACCCACCTTTGACTCGCCCATGGCCAACGTCACTGTTAAGGAGGGAGCTACAGCCGTCTTGCCATGTTCAGTCAAGTTCCTCGGCAGTCGACAG GTGGTGTGGACCGACCAGTGGTCAACGCTGCTGACCTTTGAGGATCGCCGCATCATTGATGACGAACGGGTGTCCGTTGAGCGCCCCTTCACCAAGGACTGGAACCTGCACATCCGTGACGTGCAGCACAGGGACCAGGGTCTCTACAACTGTCAGATCAACACCAAGCCCGTCAAGATCAAGACCGTTCATCTCACTGTTCAAG TACCAGCGAAAATTGTGGACGAGTTTTCCAGCGAAGACAAGACGCCGCGTGAAGGTGAAACTGTGACCTTGGTATGCAACGTCACGGGCATTCCCATGCCTAAAGTCACGTGGTTTCGTCACGTGAGGGAGAAGGATGGGGCGGAGACACAGAGTGAGTTCTGCCCCGAACATCATA acAGAACCAGT GTGGGAATAAGCGGAGAGGTGCTGATAATTCACAATATCAGCCGTTACTGTGGCGACATCTACGAATGTGTTGCCTTCAACGGTGTCCCTCCCGCCATCAACCGCATGATCCAAGTTGACGTTCAGT TTCCCCCCGAGATCAGCCTGCCCAACAGACGGATCGGGCAGACTGTGGGCAAGGAAACCATCCTGGAGTGTCAGATCACCGCCAACCCCCAGGCCAACGTCAAGTGGCTACGGCAAAACGGATCGCACACAGAGGAG ATCAAAACCGTGCCGGGCCGATACCGAGTGGAGCTGTACAGTGAAGACAAGGACTCCATCACGCTGAGTCTCATCCTGATGTACGTCAGCAAGGAGGACTTCGGCACCTTCATCTGTGAGGCGTCCAGTGTCCTGGGCCAGGACAGAGAGTCCATGGTTCTTTACG ACTACGACAAGCATCTGAATTCGAAGACAAcgaccaccacccccaccacgaGCAGCACAACGACCTCCACATCCACAGCACTGGACGAGCCGCGGCGAGCCTTCGCCTCACAGGGTTTGCGCGACTCCTCAGGGGCCCAGATCAGAATCTTCACTCAGGGACCCACGCAGTCTCCTCCCCACGGGGCCCAGCAACTGCCCTCTG ACGGGGACAGTCCACGCGACATCGCCGCCAGAGGCCGATCGTCCAGCGCTAGGACCACCTCCCCGCTGTTGCTGGTCACGGTGTACATCCTCTCCCTTCTGATGGTCACTGTCCTCACACACCCGGCCCCGTCGTCATGA
- the LOC138978005 gene encoding kelch repeat and BTB domain-containing protein 4-like, which translates to MPFEEPNASSDLVLVVEGNRLHVHKTVLSLHSPVFERMFSSAFAEREAREVPLPGKKYDSFVQFLREMYPVSSLEPLKDETLHDLLKLADEYQVDHIFQKCKAYIQSHLKFPTRKLTTDRILLYLWMCQVYKPISKPRTTLVRLAGDRTTAELQNSCYYTSVPVLAITDVALERIQNLEKQLQCEQDKNKHMHDIKQAASNKIADLKQMVENSPEKCYFGCYKVRGSMCKVCGYGKVSDKLGEIASVLK; encoded by the exons ATGCCTTTTGAAGAACCCAACGCGTCTTCCGACTTGGTTTTGGTGGTTGAAGGAAATAGGCTCCACGTTCACAAGACCGTCCTGAGCCTCCACTCCCCAGTCTTTGAGCGCATGTTTTCCTCGGCGTTTGCGGAGAGGGAAGCGAGGGAAGTTCCGCTGCCTGGCAAAAAATACGACTCCTTTGTACAGTTTCTCCGTGAGATGTATCCTGTGAGCTCTTTGGAGCCCCTTAAAG ATGAAACGCTGCACGATTTGCTGAAGTTGGCGGACGAGTATCAGGTGGATcatatttttcaaaaatgtaaAGCGTACATCCAAAGTCATTTGAAGTTCCCCACAAGAAAACTGACCACTGATAGAATCTTACTGTACCTTTGGATGTGCCAGGTGTATAAACCCATCTCAAAACCAAGAACAACTCTTGTCCGTTTAGCAGGTGATCGGACAACAGCTGAATTACAGAATAGTTGCTACTACACGTCCGTTCCAGTGTTAGCCATCACAGACGTGGCACTTGAGCGGATCCAAAACCTTGAAAAACAACTCCAGTGCGAGCAAGACAAGAATAAACATATGCACGACATCAAACAGGCAGCGAGTAATAAAATAGCAGATCTGAAACAGATGGTCGAAAACAGCCCGGAAAAATGTTATTTCGGCTGTTATAAAGTACGGGGTTCTATGTGCAAGGTCTGTGGATATGGTAAGGTAAGCGACAAACTCGGCGAGATTGCATCGGTTTTAAAATGA